The genomic segment GGTTCGGCGCGCGGACCGAACCCGGCGGCATGGAACGCCTCGGCCGCGTCCGGCAGGTCGTGGCCCAGCGCCGCTGCCACCGCGCGCCGCTCCGCGTCCAGCGCCATGATCGCCCGCACCACGCCCGGCGTGACGCCCTCGTCGTAGAAGTAGAACTCCCCGCGCGAGCGCTCCACACGCCCCGCGTTGAGCAGCACGCCCGGCGGATGGACGACCGGATTCATCGCGCTCAAGCCGCAGGCCAGCACGTCGGGCACGGGCGTGACGCCGGGAAACAGCCGCGCCAGCCGGTCGTGTACCTGCGCCGTGGCGGTCGACGGAAAGACGCCCAGGCCCATGGCGGGCACCACGCCCCAGATCGTGGCGCCGTCCGGCTGTGTCTTGCGGCAGACGTAGGGCGCGGTGTCGGTCTCGGCGATCGGAATCTCAGGCGCCCCGGCCTCGCGCAGCAGCCGCGCGACCTCCAGCGCCCCGAGCGTGCCTGGCATCAGCGTCAGGATGTGGCTCGGGCGAATATGCGGGGCCAGCGCCCGCGCCCACGGCGCATGACCATAGGCCGGCACGATGAGCAGCAGGTCGTCCGACGCGGCCGCGGCGGCGCCCACGTCGTCCGTGATCATGTCGATCCGCGCCGCGCCGGAGTGCGCCACGCCGTACAGCTCGATCACACGGTTTTCGCGCACGGGATCGAGGGCTTCGGCGAACGCCGGCAGCTCGCCCAGGGTCACGGAGTGCCCGGCCAGCGTCAGGTCGGCCGCCGTGGCGAACCCGGTATTCCCTGCCCCCAACACCACCACCGATTCACCCGGCGCCATCTCAGCCTCCCGACTCACGGCCCGCGAATTCGACGCGGCACAGTATGACGCCTATGGCTGCGCCTACGCAGTCGGCCAGGGGCAGAGAACTGGGCTGGTCTGTCCTCCCCGCACGGTTGGGATTGAGTTCGGTCGGTCGTTCCTTCGCGGCAGGCGGCGGGTTCGGTCCCTTGTCCCCGTGTGGCGGACGTCGGGTCCGGTCCCTTCTCCCCTTGCGGGAGAAGGTTAGGATGAGGGGAATGAGCGCCACATCCAGAGCGCGGCGTCTCCGCAGCGGCTCCACCGACGCCGAAAGGGTCTTGTGGCGGCTGCTCCGCAATCGTGAGTTCGGGGGTTGGAAGTTTCGCCGGCAGGCGCCTATCGGTCGCTATGTTGTCGATTTCGTCTGTTTCGAAAAGCGGCTGATCGTCGAGGTGGATGGCGGAGGGCATCAGCGACGAGTGCATGCCGATGCTGAGCGCACGCGGTGGCTGGAAGGCCAGGGATTTCGGGTAGTCAGGTTTTGGAATAACCAGGTCTTGGGAGAGACGGCTGCGGTTGAAGAAGCAGTTCTGACAGCGCTGGAGACCGGGGCGTCACCCTCACCCTAACCCTCTCCCATCCAAGGGAGAGGGGACCCAAGGACCTCCCCTCGCGTGATTCACGGGCTGCCCGCCCGCTTCAGCGAACTGGCCTACGACTCATCCAATGCGTGCGGTACGGTTGCCGCAGTGCTGCATCCAGGCGGGATCAGTCGCATGTCCGACAAGGGGTTTCGGGTGGCGCTGGCCAACGGGCTGCGCTACGCCTCCGTGCTCGACTTCACGCACCTGCTCGACGCCGTCGGCGCGTCGCTGACGGTCGTCGATGCGCCCACCTCGGATGACGAGGCCGTGGTGCGGCTGGCGGGTTACGACGGGATCATTTGGCCCCACGGTCCCTATCGGCTCAGGCCCTTCGACCGGCTCCCCGACCTGCAGGGCGTGATCGCCCCGACCGTAGGCGTGGACCACGTCGACCTGGAAGCCGCCACCGCCGCCGGCGTGGTGGTGGGCAATCTCCCGGCCTTCGCCACGGAGCAGACGGCGGACGCGGCGATGTTCCTCATCATCGGCTCGGTGCGGCGGGTGCCCCAGATGTGGGCCCAATGGCGCCAGGGAAACCGCGCCATCCCGGCCTGGGAGGCCCAAATCAGGCCGATCGGCGACATGCGCGGCGCCACCCTGGCGCTGATCGGGTTCGGACGCATCGCGCGGGCGGTTTCGGTGCGGGCGCAGAGCTTCGGCATGCGCTGCATCGCCTATGGCCCCACGGTGTCGCCCTGGGAGGCCGCCTCGCTCGGCGTCGAGCTGGTCGACCTGGACACGGCCTTCACCACCGGCGACGTGGTCTCCGTGCACCTGCCGCTGAATGCCGGCACGCACCATTTTGTGAACGGCGACCTGCTGGCCCGCATGAAGTCGTCCGCCGTGCTCATCAACGTGTCGCGTGGAGCGGTGGTCGACGAGGCGGCGCTGCTCGAGGCGCTGCGGTCCGGCTGTATCGCCGGCGCCGGGCTCGACGTCTTCGAGCAGGAGCCGGTGACGCCGGACAACCCGCTGGTCGGCCTGCCCAACGTGCTCTGGCTGCCCCACGCCGGCGGCTCCTCCGAGGAGGGCATCCGCCGCGTCGGCGAAGGCTCAGCCGAGCAAATGGCCTGGCTGGCCCAGGGCTACTGGCCGCGCCACGTGGCGAATCTAGGGGTCACACCCAGAGTGAATCTGCGGCGGCGAGGCTATCCCGAGCGAAGGGCAGTGGATGATTGCCCTACTGCCAAATGACTTCGCATTTGCCGACTAAGGAGCACCTCCGGGGGCTTACCGACGCCATACATTCCGCACGTCCAATTTCGATTGGACTACGGCGAACGGCATCGCCTCACGAGTTCTATCGCTACCCTGGCCGCTTTTCTCCAGACTTTGCCCGCAGCGCCATTGAGGCGTTTTCGGAACCGGGCGACCTTGTTCTTGATCCATTCGTCGGAGGAGGAACGACTGCCGTTGAAGCAGCACTTGCCGGTCGACGTGCACTCGTGGCTGACATTAATCCTCTTGCCACATTCGTGACCCAAGTTAAGACCACACCCCTGACCACATCTCAGATTGAACATATACGACGCTGGCTAGAGACGATTCCGACGCGCGCAAGAATCAATCAGCGCGCGCCAAGCTATGACACTTGGCGGTCTGCCGGCTACTTGCGCCACCTCGAGTCTCGCGACACATGGCGCATCTCCAAGCTCATTCGCTCCACATTGGGGTCCCTCCCTTCAAATGACGGCGTCGTTGAGCGCTTCTGCCGATGCATCATTCTTCGAACTGGTCAATGGGCCCTCGACATGAGGCACAATCTCCCGACAGTAGGTGAATTCCGTGATGCGCTTTCCGCTCATGGTGCCGGGATGCTCAGAGCAGCATGCCAATTCTCATCCAATTTCCCCGGTCAACACCGGAGGCAGCCCATCGTCATCGACGCTGCCTTGCCGGGGCTATCAGAGCATCCGCATACACGCCGGCTCGGGTCACCAAAGCTTGTCGTTACGTCTCCGCCATACCCCGGGGTATACGCTCTGTATCACCGATGGAAGGTCTACGGTCGAAAAGAGACTCCAGCCCCGTATTGGATTGCCGACCGGAATAATAGTCACGGTCTATCGCACTACACAATGTCGGCACGAGCCACTAGAAACCTTGATGTCTATTTCGACAAGATTCACGCATCGTATTCGGATTTGGCGCGCATATCATCGTCAGACACCATTCTGGTGCAAATGGTTGGATTCAATAGTCCACAGGAACATTTGCCACGCTTTCTCGAAGCTATGGCCGCATCGGGATTCAGCGAATTCCGCCTGCCGCCGAGTTTGGTGAGCACGCCAGATCGAAGGCCGTGGCGTGCGGTTCCCGGTCGTCGTTGGTGGACACAAGCACACTCTAGAAAGAGCGTCACGGCGGAAACTTCTAGAGAAGTAGTTCTATTCCATCGCCGGGCGTGAGTTAGAGGGCTTCATTGGCAAGGTCACCGATCGCCCTGAACATTGGAAGGAATACAGGTGCGATCGCCGCTGTGGCGGCACTTATCCGGGTCTCGATAGGCTGGTCTTCTGGACGATCATCGGCTTGGATGGGATCGAGCTGAGCCTTGGAATGTGTCGGCTTGGAGTCGGTTCGGAGAAGAGCGAGGCCGACGATTACCATGCCATATGTGAACTGCCTCTCAAGGAGTTCGCTTGCTGGAGGGTTAGTTTTCTGCTCGTACTCGAGGTATTTGTTGTCCACGTTAATGAGGAAGTCATAGGCAAATGATCTCTCAGACTCGCTATCGATTGCGGGCGCTGCGTGAACGGCCAAGACTGACTCCTCGGTAAACCCGACTCTCGACCAGTCATCCTTCTTCACTGGAATGATTGTCGGTAGGTTTAGGTTGCTGGGGTCCGTCTCTGGATTTCGTCTGTGACCACCATTCCCTGATTGCTGGGGTCCTCTCACTTGGAGCGTAAGGCGGTTCTCAAACGGTTCGATTCGATCGCCATCGGAGATTCGTGCAATATACTCGACTTCGTCGCCTGCTGAAGTACCCAGAGGCAAGGCGTCCAGCCAGAGTTGAGCAATGCCTGAGCTTGGGTCCGTAGTTGTCCAATTCGACGCAGGGATAAACTTGCCCGATGATTTCACCAGGACATCCCAATAGCCTGGATCATTGTCCCGGATGAAATAGTCGTCGACAGCATCAGTCTCAAATGCGACTCGTACCCGCGAGCCTTCGTGCGCATCTCTTGTCAGGACCTCGCCCGTCTCGCGCCCCTCAAAGCGGAAGTAGGTTGGAAATCTTTTCCCAATGAATCTCGCTTGCTTCCCTTTGCCTGGCCCGCCGTTTCGAGGGAAGGGAGATGTAATGTCGAGTCCCTTGAGGAGCAAGCGCTCAAGCGTCGGGTCGTTCTTGAGAGCACCCTGAAGCGCCTCGACAAGTGGCTTGTTATCTTCAAGCCGCTTTTTTCTGAGGGCTTCCTGCCGCCTATTCCTCATTTCCTTCAGCTTGGAATTGTCCCTTATGAATCGGGTCAAGGCCGACTCGAGTTCTTCACTGAGTGGGTTGACGCGAAGGCGGTCTCGGCTTGTCATAAACAAGTCTTCACGCATTCGCGTGTCGAGATTCGTGCAATCGACCAGTATGAACAGCGAGTTGGCAAGATAACTCATACCTACTGATCGGCGGCCAAAGAAGTCCGTGGATATGGATCCATGCATTTGACCGTTGATGGTAAAGACTATCCCATGCCTTTGAGTACGATAAGATCTGGCTTTTCCGTCTTTGAACAGAAAGATGCGCAGCGGGATTTGTCGTCCCTCAAGGCTGGTCGTGCCGCCGAATGGGTTGATCTCGAGGTTTTCGGCTCGATCACGCTCCAGTCGAGCAATCAGACCAAGCGCATTTGTGGCGTAGCTTCCTGAGCCGCCTGCATACCCTGCCCGGCACTCAAATAGCCGTACGGGCAATGCAATGTCAGGGAGCCCTACGTTTATTCTGCTCAAGAGCCCACCGCCGGACAAGACGATATTGGATGTCGTGCCCTGCCAGTTGTACTCATAGAGTTTGACGAGTGATCCATAGGGAGAATGTCTTATATAGGCATCCCGGACCTGGTTGTTTGACTCTGGAAATATCGGCCATGTTGGGGCGGCGAAGGAAAGGACGCTACGTTTGCGATCCCGTGGTCGTGCTTTAGGCGCTAGATAGGTGTATACGGAGTTTTTCGTGCCTGGCGGAGGCGGCTCGCGGCGTA from the Chloroflexota bacterium genome contains:
- a CDS encoding NAD/NADP octopine/nopaline dehydrogenase family protein codes for the protein MAPGESVVVLGAGNTGFATAADLTLAGHSVTLGELPAFAEALDPVRENRVIELYGVAHSGAARIDMITDDVGAAAAASDDLLLIVPAYGHAPWARALAPHIRPSHILTLMPGTLGALEVARLLREAGAPEIPIAETDTAPYVCRKTQPDGATIWGVVPAMGLGVFPSTATAQVHDRLARLFPGVTPVPDVLACGLSAMNPVVHPPGVLLNAGRVERSRGEFYFYDEGVTPGVVRAIMALDAERRAVAAALGHDLPDAAEAFHAAGFGPRAEPPDLWATINGSAMLTALKAPGQLDTRWLSEDVPYGLRAWSGLGAALGVPTPIIDAVVALGLTVLQEPLDTNRRTLADLGIDGLTGDEIRAYVAGGAG
- a CDS encoding C-terminal binding protein; this translates as MIHGLPARFSELAYDSSNACGTVAAVLHPGGISRMSDKGFRVALANGLRYASVLDFTHLLDAVGASLTVVDAPTSDDEAVVRLAGYDGIIWPHGPYRLRPFDRLPDLQGVIAPTVGVDHVDLEAATAAGVVVGNLPAFATEQTADAAMFLIIGSVRRVPQMWAQWRQGNRAIPAWEAQIRPIGDMRGATLALIGFGRIARAVSVRAQSFGMRCIAYGPTVSPWEAASLGVELVDLDTAFTTGDVVSVHLPLNAGTHHFVNGDLLARMKSSAVLINVSRGAVVDEAALLEALRSGCIAGAGLDVFEQEPVTPDNPLVGLPNVLWLPHAGGSSEEGIRRVGEGSAEQMAWLAQGYWPRHVANLGVTPRVNLRRRGYPERRAVDDCPTAK
- a CDS encoding endonuclease domain-containing protein produces the protein MSATSRARRLRSGSTDAERVLWRLLRNREFGGWKFRRQAPIGRYVVDFVCFEKRLIVEVDGGGHQRRVHADAERTRWLEGQGFRVVRFWNNQVLGETAAVEEAVLTALETGASPSP